The bacterium nucleotide sequence GACGTGCCGTGAACCTCGATGGCCGCGCCATGGGAGAGCCCTTCCCCTTGGACCTCGCCGCCATTGGCCCCGTCCCGGATCGCGACCAGCTGATCGCGGGTATAAGTGTTGCCGCCAGCGACCACCGAGTCCTTGCTGCCGTCCGGAAGGAACGTCAGCGCCGCTTCCGCTTCTTCTCTCGTGTCGATCGCGCCGTCGCCTTCGATCGTGTGGGGCTTGTTGCCGACGGTGATGGTGATGCTCATGTCGATCCTCCCAAATAATGATTTAGGTCCTAGGTTCGCGTCTCAAAAAATTCCGTGAATGAGCGCGCGCCGCTAATTTTATGTTCGGGCGGGAAAGCAAAACATTGCGGGGGAAGTCGCTCGGAGAGGCACTATTCTACGGATTGGAAGAAACTTGCGGGTTGGAAAAAATCGCGGACGCGATGTTTACAGACGATTCAAGTGGGGGCGCAATGAATTGCGCCCCTACATTGGCGAAACAACTTGATGATGCGGGTGTGCCGACAATAAGGCGTGCGTTGCGACTCCTTCCGGCACGCGCGCCGTTCCATCCGCCTCCAAGGGTTCGATTATCGGACGCCGCGTGCCTATTTTGTAACGATCTGCACGTGGAATAGGTTTCATCTCCTTGGAGATGTCGTCGACGGGAGTTTAAAAATCAGCCCTATAGGTCGCGTCGTCCGCGATTGCTGGCAAGAATTGCCGAACAAATTTCCCAATGCGCAGTTGGATGAATTTGTCGTCATGCCTAACCATCTTCACGGGATTATTCGTCTTGTCGGGGCGCCATTGATGGCGCCCGGGAATCGAGCCCCGACGTTGGGCGAGGTCATTCGACATTTTAAGGCGATCGCAACCCGCGAAGTCCATCGCATTGATTCATCCATCCCCATTTGGCAGAGGAATTATTACGAAAGAATCATTCGGGTGAACGGCGAATTGGAACGGGTGCGGCGTTATATCCGGGATAATCCCAAAAATTGGGGAAACGATCCCGAAAACATGTAGGGGCGCAATTCATTGCGCCCCGTTTTGGGCGTGATGAATCATGGGATGAATCATGGGCGTGATGAATCACGCCCCTACACCGGTCTTAAAGAAGATCAAACTTTCCATTCGTAAGCGCGCGGTAGACGGCGGCGGCCGTGTTGTCGCGGAGACGGCGCGCGTCTTCGGGCGAGGACGTTTCGAGGCGGGAAATTTCTTGATTCAGTTCCTTGAGGACGCGAGGAAGCCCTTCCGCCGCCTGTTCGGCGTAATCGAGGTAGCCGCTGTGGAGGGCGCGCGTGAGGATGGTGGAGCGGTTCTTGCGCAGGAAGTGCGCGGCCTCGGGTTCGCTCGCGGCCAGGCGTCTCGCGGCCTGGTCGAGGCGGGCGATCATGCGAGGGAGAACGGAGACCGCCTTCGCGGCATAGCCGACGTCGGCGT carries:
- a CDS encoding transposase, whose translation is MRCDSFRHARRSIRLQGFDYRTPRAYFVTICTWNRFHLLGDVVDGSLKISPIGRVVRDCWQELPNKFPNAQLDEFVVMPNHLHGIIRLVGAPLMAPGNRAPTLGEVIRHFKAIATREVHRIDSSIPIWQRNYYERIIRVNGELERVRRYIRDNPKNWGNDPENM